A region from the Halobellus litoreus genome encodes:
- a CDS encoding DUF7344 domain-containing protein gives MEQVTYQRDPMEDLFGLLRDQRRRLAIYYLRNHTETESINVGTLATAVASLETDGQHPWRAGERSTEKGRHPADTGGEDERNSTERVEISLVHTHLPKLHERGIVEFDRENRSVETAHPPDEFWDGVRDCQRFSAELAGTKVEH, from the coding sequence GTGGAGCAAGTTACCTACCAACGCGACCCGATGGAGGACCTCTTCGGGTTGCTGCGTGACCAACGGCGACGACTCGCCATCTACTACCTGCGCAACCACACAGAGACCGAGTCGATCAACGTCGGAACTCTCGCGACGGCCGTCGCGTCTCTGGAAACCGACGGGCAGCACCCCTGGCGAGCCGGAGAAAGATCCACCGAGAAGGGACGACACCCCGCCGATACGGGTGGGGAAGACGAACGGAACTCGACGGAACGGGTGGAGATCTCGCTGGTCCACACGCACCTGCCGAAACTCCACGAGCGTGGGATCGTCGAGTTCGATCGCGAGAACCGGAGCGTCGAGACCGCACACCCGCCGGACGAGTTCTGGGATGGCGTGCGGGACTGTCAGCGGTTCAGCGCCGAACTCGCCGGCACGAAAGTTGAGCACTGA